From the Malassezia vespertilionis chromosome 5, complete sequence genome, the window CAAGGGTCGGTCGCGCGTCTGTTCAAGGACCTTGCATAAGTGGGAATGCAGCCACGTACTGCTGTTgccgcatgcgctgcttgtgccaTCATTGGGCCCATACCCCATCCTTGCTCCTGGTGTTAGCTTGACTCTGGTATGCGCACTGTTATAAGCCGTTTGTCAACAATCAGTTGCATCACTAGCGGCGCAACGCTCGTCGGTGCGGATTCCATGGCCAGCCGCGACAGCGAGCGATGCATGTGGAGGAAGGAGCATTACGGGGCGTCTACAGTCGTGCGTACTGCACGCGCGTTTCGTGTTCTAGCACGGGTGTGATGTACAGGTAGTGCGGAGGAAGCATCGCGCGTCGGTTTCGTTGGGTTTGTAttcacgctgcgccgtgggcgTGGAATGAGCGAGGTTTGGAGACGtgcgtctttgcgcgcaggcgAACGACGCGTTTTCTTGGCACCACTCGGCGACACATTGCGGGAGCGTTTTGTGCCCGATGGAGGTTCATGTGCAGTCAAACTTGTGTCCGGAGCCGGCGCGGTTTCCACCTCATGTATTCGCTTGGCAGGGCGGAGCGCTGGCGCGTACGGTTGCGTGCGCTTCCGAGCCAACGTCGGCGTGCGGTCGGGCGACATTGCAGGAGATGAGATAGCCATGCGCGGTGGTGAtttccgcacgctgcgcctccCACTTATCTCCAAACGAGCGTtttttgccgctgcgcgcacagacgtCTTGGGTAGCGAAAATTGACCCGGAAAAATGGGGGTGTCTGACTTTATCGGCGTCACGGTCGGAGCTGGTGCAGTAAAGGTAGGCGCGGTTGATTCTCTTCGGAGCAAGGCATGTAGTGCGCGTGCAGGTACGATGCTGCATGCTAGCACGTACAGCCCTCGCGCGAAAAAAGGGAGTAACCCGTGCACCCATATCGTGATGCTATCCACCCACGTTTCGCTTGAGCGAAGACATGGGCATAGAATATGTCGGTACATAAAGTACGAAGCCTGCCATGAGCACAAGCATAGATACGTACGGAGTGCCGATTGGCCGCCATCCACAACAGCCAAACACCCTGGAACATGGAGCAAAAAGGCACGATCCACGGCAGCACCCCGTTAAAAAACGGTCTAGCACATAGGTACATGCCCCAGACACCTGCCTCCATGAGCGCAtccgccagctgcgcgcggcgttgcgcggATCCCACGCGACGCACAGTCCCAGACGCGGTGTGCGCGACAGGAAAGCCCCAATCTCCTCGCATACGCTCCGCATACCtaccgcgacgcgcgggcacaggcgcacagAGAAGTGCTCGATACACATCAAATATACATAACAGCGTgacgagcgcctcgagcagcgtATTCGCCAAcgacgccatggcgctggcggAGAGAAAAGGTTCGCATGTGGAGGCACGCTCTTTGCCTTCGTATGTTTCCACGCATTCTGCCTACCTCGCGTGCTGcccgctcgctgcgcacccATTTTgaccatgcgcgccgcatgtaTTCCAACGAGACGGCACAGGTGCTTCTGATGGATGATATTCTGCTTTCGGCAAATGAACTGGCGCGTCTTGagacgcaagcgcaagtcTTTGTACGTCCTGTGTATCCCCTAACGCTAAGCGCAACCAAGCTACGAACCGTGCCGAATTGATTGAGGCATTTAGACCCGGTGGTCCGTACGCAAACATTCAGGGCCTTTATCGCCACTTTGGCGGAAACCGCTCCATCCGCATCTCGGGCCGCTTTGATGCGGAACTTGTCAATGCGCTCCCACCATCGCTCAAGTTCATTGTTCACAACGGCGCCGGCTACGATCAGCTGGATATCGGTGCACTGACTGCACGCGGTATTCAGGCGTCCAACGTTCCCGTCGTCACGAATGCACCCACCGCCGACACGGCGCTGTTCCTCCTGCTCGGCTCGCTCCGCCGCTTCCCCCTCGCCATGgcacagctgcacaaggGCGTGTTCAACAGCGAGTTTCCGTTCACCACTGCCTCAAATCCAGAGGGTCTGGTGCTCGGTATCgtcggcgcaggcggcatCGGATCCGAGCTCGCGCGGAAAGCAGCAAATGCGCTTGGCATGCGCGTGATTTACCACAACCGCAACCGTCTTGCGAATGAGCGCGAGGTTGTGGGAATGCCTGCGGGCCTGCAGATGTCGTACCGCGCGACACTcaaggagctgctcgaggagaGCGACGCGGTGAGCTTGCACTGCCCTTTGACGCCCGAGACGCATCACCTGATCGGTGCCGAGCAGTTGAAGCAGATGCGGCCACACGCCGTGCTCATCAACACTGCGCGTGGGCCCGTTGTGgacgaagcggcgcttgtcaatgcgctcgagacggACGAAATCGCGGGCGCTGGGCTCGACGTGTACGAAGAAGAGCCAAAAATACATCCCGGCTTGGTGGCGCTCTCGGagaccaaggcgctgcttgtgccgcacgTCGGGACACTGACACTGCAGACACAGACGAACATGGAGACCGCATGTCTCCGGAACCTCGCTCACGGCTTGGACACGGGCGCGCTAGCATTCACGGTGAAGGAGCAAGCGGGGCTTAACATGCACGCATAATTCTCTAAGCGACCGATTTTTATATAGACATGCCGAAGAATCTACGTACACGCTGGAGTGCCGACGGTGCTACCGACTGGCCGCGGGAGACGCGTCCCATTGCCTCGACGAGCTGTGTATAGTAATGCGGGGAAGAAACCGGCTGTATGATATTGCGTGGAGTAGGAAACTGTGGTAAGCGGTAAGAATCGACTTGCACGCACTTCGCGCAGACtctcgctgctgcggatccgctcaagcgcggcgagcgatTTTCGCGCCTCGGCGACGTTGCTCCGCGCTTGCGGACCGGACAGCTCTGTCTCGGTCGCACGGCGAATCGCCTCTCCAAAATCAAGATTTGGACGCAGCGGGTCTTTCGGCCATGATTGTGCAAGCTTCAAAAGCGACTTGCGCActtcctgcgccgcacccgCCATGGCAAGCAAACAAGCAAAAAAAAATGCACCGCACCGCACAGCGCAGCCACCAGTGCTTAGTCATCTGCAATGCGGTTG encodes:
- a CDS encoding glyoxylate reductase (COG:C; EggNog:ENOG503NW94) translates to MFPRILPTSRAARSLRTHFDHARRMYSNETAQVLLMDDILLSANELARLETQAQVFRNQATNRAELIEAFRPGGPYANIQGLYRHFGGNRSIRISGRFDAELVNALPPSLKFIVHNGAGYDQLDIGALTARGIQASNVPVVTNAPTADTALFLLLGSLRRFPLAMAQLHKGVFNSEFPFTTASNPEGLVLGIVGAGGIGSELARKAANALGMRVIYHNRNRLANEREVVGMPAGLQMSYRATLKELLEESDAVSLHCPLTPETHHLIGAEQLKQMRPHAVLINTARGPVVDEAALVNALETDEIAGAGLDVYEEEPKIHPGLVALSETKALLVPHVGTLTLQTQTNMETACLRNLAHGLDTGALAFTVKEQAGLNMHA